The sequence below is a genomic window from Terriglobia bacterium.
ATTCGACATTTCCCGAATTCTACCTTACAACATCGCCCGAACGTGGCATGTCCAGCTTTCTATCTTCTGGGTTTCAGCGTCCTACCTGGCCACGGGAATCTTCCTGGTCCCACTCATCGCCGCCGCGCCCGAGGCGGGAGATGGCCTGAACGGCCTTTTCGGCGGGGCGGCGTGGACCGGTCCTGCGTTCTCAATTCAGGACTCCCGACGCCCGACCCGCGAGTGCATTCGACGAAGAGGGTCAACCGGCGATCGCGCGCTTCGCGACGGCGATGCGGACTTCCGCCCTCTCGAGCCGCGATGCGGCGTGCCGGATCTCGGTCTCGGTGGCATCGGGGCGGACGACCTCCGTCTTCGCCCGGTCCCTCGCGTCGGTGGCGCGCGAGACGTCGATCTCCTCGGCACGCTCGCAGGTCTCGGCGAGAACGCTCACGCGGTGCTGCAGGACCTCGGCGAATCCACCGGACACCGCCAGGTATCGAGCCCGCCCGGAGGAACGGTAGCCGATCTCCCCCGCCCCGAGACCGGTCAGCAGCGGAGCGTGCCCCGGCAGCACACCGAGGTACCCCTCGCTGCCCGGGAGCACGACCTCGTCGACGGTCTCGGACACGACGAGGCGCGCCGGGGTGACGATCTCGAGGTCGATCTTCAGCGAGTCCATCGTCGTCTCACGCCACGGCCTTCATCTGCTCTGCCTTCTCCAGCGCCTCCTCGAGGGTCCCGACCATGTAAAACGCCTGCTCCGGGATCTCGTCGTGCTTGCCGTCCACCACCTCCTTGAACCCCTTGATCGTGTCGGCGATCTTGACGTACTTGCCGACGTAGCCGGTGAACTGCTCGGCCACGAAGAAGGGCTGCGAGAGGAACCGCTGGATTTTCCGGGCGCGCGCCACGGTCAGCTTGTCGTCCTCGCTCAGCTCGTCCATCCCGAGGATGGCGATGATGTCCTGGAGGTCCTTGTACCGCTGAAGCACCCCTTGGACCGCCCGCGCGACCGCGTAGTGGTCCTCCCCCATGATCCGCGGGTCGAGGATGCGGGAGGTGGAGGCCAGGGGGTCCACCGCCGGGTAGATGCCGAGCTCCGAGATCTGCCGCGACAGGTTGGTGGAGGCGTCGAGGTGCGCGAACGTCGTCGCGGGTGCCGGGTCGGTATAGTCGTCCGCCGGCACGTAGATCGCCTGGACCGACGTGATGGACCCCTTGGTGGTCGAGGTGATTCGCTCCTGCAGCTCGCCCATCTCGGAGGCGAGGGTCGGCTGGTAGCCGACCGCGCTCGGCATGCGACCGAGGAGCGCCGAGACCTCCGAGCCGGCCTGCGTGAAACGGAAGATGTTGTCGATGAACAGCAGCACGTCCTGGTGCTGCACGTCGCGGAAGTACTCGGCCACGGTCAGGGCCGCGAGGCCGACCCGGAGCCGTGCCCCCGGCGGCTCGGTCATCTGCCCGTAAATCAGGGACGCCTTCGAGTTGCGGGGGTTCTTGACGTCGATGACGCCCCCTTCCTGCATCTCGAGCCAGAGGTCGTTCCCTTCGCGCGTCCGCTCCCCCACACCGGCGAACACCGAGTAGCCACCGTGCTTCATGGCGACGTTGTGGATCAACTCCATGATCAGAACGGTCTTGCCGACCCCTGCGCCACCGAAGAGGCCGGTCTTGCCTCCCTTCATGTACGGCTCGAGCAGGTCGATCACCTTGATACCGGTCTCGAACATCTCGATCCGGGTGGATTGCTCCTTGAAGGCCGGGGGCTCGCGGTGAATCGGCCAGCGCTCGGGCGCATCGAGGGGGCCCAGTTTGTCCACGGCCTTCCCCACGACGTTGATGACCCGACCAAGCGTGCACTCGCCCACGGGCACGGTGATCGGCTGGCCCTGGTCCTCGGCCTCCATCCCCCGGATCATCCCGTCGGTGGGCTCCATGGCCACGCACCGGACCCGGTTCTCTCCGAGGTGCTGCTCCACCTCCGCGATCACGTCGACGGAGACGCCCGTGTCCTTCCCTTCGTCCACGATCCGGACGGCGTTGTGGATGGCCGGGAGATGGTCCTCCCCGAACTCGACATCCACCACCGGGCCGATGACCTGAACGACCTTGCCGAGATTACCCATGTCAGCTCCGAAGGATGGGGGCTTCTCCCCTCACAGCGCTTCCGCACCCGACACCACCTCGATGATCTCGGTGGTGATCGAGGCCTGCCTCACCCGGTTCATGTAGAGCGTCAGCGACTCGATCAGCTCCGCCGCGTTGTTCGTGGCCGATTCCATGGCGGTCATGCGCGCGGCGTTCTCCGCCGCCGCGGACTCGAGCAGGGCTCGGTAGACCTGGACCTCGACGTGCCTCGGCAGGAGCCGGTCGAAAAGGGCCGCCGGCGCTGGCTCGTAGATGTAGTCCTCGGCCACCTCGCCCGGGGCGAGGTCGAGCGGCTCGATCGGCAGGAGCTGCTCGACCACGGGCCGCTGCTGGATCATGGACTTGAACTCGTTGTAGACGACGTAGACCGCGTCGGTCCTCTCGCCCACGTACTCGGCCATGAGATCGCCTGCGATCTCCGCGGCGGTGGTGTAGCCGAGGGTACGATAGAGATCGACCCACTCGCGCTTGCGCGGCCGCGGGTCGCGCTTGAAGTGGTCCCTCCCCTTCCGTCCGACCAGGTCGAGCGACACTGCGCGCCCGGCGTGGGTCTCGAGGAACGCTGCGGCACGCTTGTAGATGCTCGTATTGAACGAGCCACAGAGGCCCTTGTCGGCCGTCACGACCAGGAGGTCGATCCGCTCTTGCGGTCGGACCGTGAGGAGTGGATGGGCGTCCGGCTTCGCCCGGGACGCCAGCGATCGCAGGACCCAGAGCATCCTGCTCGCGTAGGGTCTCGCCTCGTGGATCCGCTCCTGCGATCGGCGCAGCTTCGCCGCGCTCACCATCTTCATCGCGCGGGTCACCTGCATCGTGCTCCTGATGGAGCGGATGCGGCGCTTGATGTCCCGTGTCTTCGCCATGCGGCTCCGCCCTAGGCGGCGTTGGCGCGGGACGTCTTGAACGTCGCCTTGAAGTCATCCAGCGCGGCTTTGACGCGGGCCTTCAGGTCGTCGTCGAGGCTTCCCTTCGAGACGATCTGTTGCATCAGCTCCCTTCCCTGAACGTCGAGATAGCGGTAAAGCTCGCGTTCGAACGGGAGGCAGTCGGCGACCTCGAGGTCGTCGAGGTAGCCGTTGGTGGCGGCGTAAATCACCAGGATCTGCTTCTCGACCCCGAGCGGCGAGTACTGGCCCTGCTTCAGGATCTCCACCAGACGCTTGCCGCGGGCGAGCTGGGCCTGGGTGGCCTTGTCCAGGTCCGAACCGAACTGGGCGAAGGCCGCCAGCTCCCGGTACTGCGCGAGGGTGAGCCGTAGCGGGCCTGCGACCTGCTTCATGGCCTTGATCTGTGCGTTCCCACCCACGCGCGACACCGACAGGCCCACGTTCACCGCCGGCCGGACGCCGGAGTAGAACAAGTCCGCCTCGAGGTAGATCTGGCCGTCGGTAATCGAGATCACGTTGGTCGGGATGTACGTCGAGATGTCCCCGGCCTGGGTCTCGATGACGGGCAGCGCGGTCAGGGATCCGCCGCCGAGCGCCGGGCTCAGCTTGGAGCCGCGCTCGAGGAGGCGCGAGTGCAGGTAGAACACGTCCCCGGGGTACGCCTCGCGGCCCGGAGGCCGGCGGAGCAGGAGAGAGATCTCGCGGTACGAGGCCGCGTGCTTCGAGAGGTCATCGTAGATGCAGAGCACCGCCCGTCCGGGATTGGACGCTCCCGCAGGCCGTCCGTCCTTACCGTGGAACTGGAAGTACTCCCCCATCGCGCAACCGGCATAGGGGGCCAGGTACTGGAGCGGGGCCGGCGACGATGCCGACGCGGCGAGGACGATCGTGAATCCCATCGCCCCCTGCTCCTCGAGGGTCCGAACCACCTGGGCGACCGTGGACTGCTTCTGGCCGATCGCCACGTAAATGCAGACGACATCCTGCCCCTTCTGGTTGATGATCGTATCGAGGGCGATGGCCGTCTTGCCGGTCTGGCGGTCGCCGATGATGAGCTCGCGTTGCCCGCGTCCGATGGGGATCATGCTGTCGATCGCCTTGATTCCGGTCTGGAGCGGCTCCTTCACGGGAACCCGGTCCACGACTCCCGGAGCTATACGCTCCACGTTCATGAAGGTCCGGGTCGGGATCGGTCCCTTGCCGTCGAGGGGCTGGCCCAGCGCGTCGACGACGCGCCCGATCAACGCGTCTCCGGCGGGGACCTGCATGATCCGGCGGGTACGCCGGACCTCTTCCCCTTCCTTGATCCGCGTCGTCTCCCCGAGCAGCACGGCGCCGACGCTCTCTTCCTCGAGGTTGAGGGCCATTCCCATGACACCGTGGGGAAACTCCAAGAGCTCCCCGGCCATCACGCGGTCGAGGCCGTAGATCCTGGCGATCCCGTCGCCGACCGAGAGTATCGTGCCGATCTCCGCCGTGTCGGTCCGGCGCTCGTATCCCTCGATCTGTTGCCGGATGATCTTGCTGATCTCGTCGACCTTGATCTCCATGCCTACTCCTCGGCCATTCGGCGCCTCAACGCGCCAAGCTGGGTGCTCAGACTTCCGTCGTACACGGTCGAGCCGATCCGGGTCACCGCGCCTCCGAGCAGCGAAGGCTCCACCACGCAGGTCAGGAACACCCTGCGGGCGGTGAGCTTCTCCAGGACGGCTCGTGCTCGCGCCACGAGGTCCGCGGGCAGTGGGGCCGCCGTGGTGAGGGTCGCGGGAACGACGCCAGCCGCCTCGTCCTTGATCGCGCGGAACGCTTCCGCGATCGCCGGAAGCGCGTCGGCCCTCCCGTGGTCGGCAACGACCGCAAGGAAGCTCGCCAGGAACGGGGGCGCCTGGCGCTCGCGGGCGAGCGCCCCGAGTACCTTTCTGCGGACCTGGCGCGGAACCGCGGGGTTGAGCAAGACATCTCGCAGCTCAGCGGAGGTGCCCGCCGCGGAGGCGATCGCTCCCAAGAACGCGTCCACGCGCTCCGCGGAAGCCGGATCGTCGATCGCAGCGAGAAGGGCCTTTGCGTACCTCTTGGCGAGTAATCGGTCTTTCACGGATCGTCTATGTCCTCACGTCTGGGTCGCGCGAGAATCCCCAGCGCGGGACCGCGCCCCTCCCCCATCCGTTCCCGAAGAAACCGAGGGGAAGACGCGTCCCTTGTTGAAGATGGCGGACCTTATCATAGCCGCTTTCGGACCGTCAACCAATCGGGAGCCTGGGGGCTTGGACCTCTCGCGGCATCAGGTCCGACGTGGTCCGAACGTCGGCAGAGTCACTGCCGACCGTTATGTCGGCAAATCTTCATTAGCCGACTTATTTGTCGGCCTAAAACAACTTGCCGACCATTTTGTCGGCACACGCCGTTTTGCCGACAAATACGTCGGCTCGCGATGGGTCCTCCCATCGGCTCCATGACGCATCAGGCTCCGCCCTTCCGACGGGCCACCTCCAAGACCATTTGGTAGACGCGCTGCATCTCTTCTGGGCTGTAGAAGTGCAGCTCGATCCTTCCCCCCTTTCGGCCTTCGACGATGCGAACCCGGGTCCCGATCACGCGCTGCAGGTTCTCCTCAGCCGCGACGACGTTCGGGTCCCGGCGCGGCGCGCTCCGGACCTTTCGATCAGCCCCGCCCTTGAGGGCGGCGGCGACGATCGCTTCGACTTGGCGCACGGAAAGACCCTCACGGACGGTCCTCTCGGCGATCCGCTCCTGTTCGCGGAAGTCCGGCAGTGCCGCAAGAGCGCGTCCCTGGCCCATGTTGAGCTCGCCGACCTTGAGGCGATCCTGGACCGGTCCCGCGAGCGACAGAAGCCGCAACGTGTTCGCGATCGACGCCCTTTGCTTGCCAACCCGCTCCGCGACGTCCTGTTGCTTCAGGCCGAGGGTCTCGATGAGGGTCCGGTACGCTTGCGCCTCCTCGATGGGATTCAGGTTCTCGCGCTGCAGATTCTCGATCAGGGCAATTTCCAGCAGGCGCTCGTCAGGAACCTCGCGGACTACCGCCGGTATCTTGAGAAGGCCGGCCCGCTGCGCTGCTCTCCATCGCCGCTCTCCGGCGACCAGCTCGAATCGGCCGTCCGGGAGCGGGCGCACCAGCACCGGCTGGAGGAGTCCCTCCGAGCTCAGCGAGTGCGCCAGCGCTTCGAGCCCCTCGTCATCGAATCTCTGCCTTGGCTGCTTTCGGTTACCCCGGATCCGGTCGATGTCGATGAGACGAACAGAATCTCCTGTGCCGGCCGTTGGCGGGGAACCCGCCGACGCCGGCTGCGGAACCCGTACGGGAGCCTCCGGGATGAGGCTACGAAGCCCTTTCCCCAATGCTTTTCGCGTCATGCTCCAGGAACTCCTTCGCCAGGTTTAGGTAGGCCTCTGCCCCTCGGGAGCGGATGTCGTACAGGAAGATGGCCTTCCCGTGGCTCGGCGCTTCGCCGAGCCGGACGTTGCGCGGAATCACCGTTTCGAAGACCTGGTTGCCGAAAACGCTGCGAACCTCTTCCACCACCTGTTTCGCCAAGTTGGTTCGCTCGTCGTACATCGTCATCAGGATGCCCTCGATCTCGAGGCCGGGGTTGAGCGCCGCACGCACCCGATCCAGCGTGTCGGTGAGCTGCGAGATCCCTTCCAGCGCCAAGTACTCGCATTGCACCGGGATCAGCACGCCGTCCGCCGCCGTCAGCGCGTTGACGGTCAATAGGCCCAGGGAAGGCGGGCAGTCGATGAACACGTGGTCGAAGCCTGCCTTGACCGGATCGAGCAGTTTCCGCAGCCGGTATTCGCGCTCGGCCGCGTCCACCAGCTCGATCTCTGCGCCGATCAGGTTTCGGTCCGAGGGAACCAGGGTGAAGTAGGGAAGTGCGTCCACCGAGATCTGGATCTCACCCAGGCCCGCTC
It includes:
- a CDS encoding ParB/RepB/Spo0J family partition protein produces the protein MTRKALGKGLRSLIPEAPVRVPQPASAGSPPTAGTGDSVRLIDIDRIRGNRKQPRQRFDDEGLEALAHSLSSEGLLQPVLVRPLPDGRFELVAGERRWRAAQRAGLLKIPAVVREVPDERLLEIALIENLQRENLNPIEEAQAYRTLIETLGLKQQDVAERVGKQRASIANTLRLLSLAGPVQDRLKVGELNMGQGRALAALPDFREQERIAERTVREGLSVRQVEAIVAAALKGGADRKVRSAPRRDPNVVAAEENLQRVIGTRVRIVEGRKGGRIELHFYSPEEMQRVYQMVLEVARRKGGA
- a CDS encoding ParA family protein, encoding MGRVVAIVNQKGGVGKTTTAVSLAAALAIAERRTLLVDLDPQANSTRALGFPEDPERAGVYDALSGGAGLGEIQISVDALPYFTLVPSDRNLIGAEIELVDAAEREYRLRKLLDPVKAGFDHVFIDCPPSLGLLTVNALTAADGVLIPVQCEYLALEGISQLTDTLDRVRAALNPGLEIEGILMTMYDERTNLAKQVVEEVRSVFGNQVFETVIPRNVRLGEAPSHGKAIFLYDIRSRGAEAYLNLAKEFLEHDAKSIGERAS
- the atpA gene encoding F0F1 ATP synthase subunit alpha, whose translation is MEIKVDEISKIIRQQIEGYERRTDTAEIGTILSVGDGIARIYGLDRVMAGELLEFPHGVMGMALNLEEESVGAVLLGETTRIKEGEEVRRTRRIMQVPAGDALIGRVVDALGQPLDGKGPIPTRTFMNVERIAPGVVDRVPVKEPLQTGIKAIDSMIPIGRGQRELIIGDRQTGKTAIALDTIINQKGQDVVCIYVAIGQKQSTVAQVVRTLEEQGAMGFTIVLAASASSPAPLQYLAPYAGCAMGEYFQFHGKDGRPAGASNPGRAVLCIYDDLSKHAASYREISLLLRRPPGREAYPGDVFYLHSRLLERGSKLSPALGGGSLTALPVIETQAGDISTYIPTNVISITDGQIYLEADLFYSGVRPAVNVGLSVSRVGGNAQIKAMKQVAGPLRLTLAQYRELAAFAQFGSDLDKATQAQLARGKRLVEILKQGQYSPLGVEKQILVIYAATNGYLDDLEVADCLPFERELYRYLDVQGRELMQQIVSKGSLDDDLKARVKAALDDFKATFKTSRANAA
- a CDS encoding F0F1 ATP synthase subunit epsilon; translation: MDSLKIDLEIVTPARLVVSETVDEVVLPGSEGYLGVLPGHAPLLTGLGAGEIGYRSSGRARYLAVSGGFAEVLQHRVSVLAETCERAEEIDVSRATDARDRAKTEVVRPDATETEIRHAASRLERAEVRIAVAKRAIAG
- the atpH gene encoding ATP synthase F1 subunit delta encodes the protein MKDRLLAKRYAKALLAAIDDPASAERVDAFLGAIASAAGTSAELRDVLLNPAVPRQVRRKVLGALARERQAPPFLASFLAVVADHGRADALPAIAEAFRAIKDEAAGVVPATLTTAAPLPADLVARARAVLEKLTARRVFLTCVVEPSLLGGAVTRIGSTVYDGSLSTQLGALRRRMAEE
- the atpG gene encoding ATP synthase F1 subunit gamma, with translation MAKTRDIKRRIRSIRSTMQVTRAMKMVSAAKLRRSQERIHEARPYASRMLWVLRSLASRAKPDAHPLLTVRPQERIDLLVVTADKGLCGSFNTSIYKRAAAFLETHAGRAVSLDLVGRKGRDHFKRDPRPRKREWVDLYRTLGYTTAAEIAGDLMAEYVGERTDAVYVVYNEFKSMIQQRPVVEQLLPIEPLDLAPGEVAEDYIYEPAPAALFDRLLPRHVEVQVYRALLESAAAENAARMTAMESATNNAAELIESLTLYMNRVRQASITTEIIEVVSGAEAL
- the atpD gene encoding F0F1 ATP synthase subunit beta, encoding MGNLGKVVQVIGPVVDVEFGEDHLPAIHNAVRIVDEGKDTGVSVDVIAEVEQHLGENRVRCVAMEPTDGMIRGMEAEDQGQPITVPVGECTLGRVINVVGKAVDKLGPLDAPERWPIHREPPAFKEQSTRIEMFETGIKVIDLLEPYMKGGKTGLFGGAGVGKTVLIMELIHNVAMKHGGYSVFAGVGERTREGNDLWLEMQEGGVIDVKNPRNSKASLIYGQMTEPPGARLRVGLAALTVAEYFRDVQHQDVLLFIDNIFRFTQAGSEVSALLGRMPSAVGYQPTLASEMGELQERITSTTKGSITSVQAIYVPADDYTDPAPATTFAHLDASTNLSRQISELGIYPAVDPLASTSRILDPRIMGEDHYAVARAVQGVLQRYKDLQDIIAILGMDELSEDDKLTVARARKIQRFLSQPFFVAEQFTGYVGKYVKIADTIKGFKEVVDGKHDEIPEQAFYMVGTLEEALEKAEQMKAVA